A section of the Acanthochromis polyacanthus isolate Apoly-LR-REF ecotype Palm Island chromosome 1, KAUST_Apoly_ChrSc, whole genome shotgun sequence genome encodes:
- the atg9a gene encoding autophagy-related protein 9A — protein MAHFDTEYQRLEASYSDSPPGEENLLMHVPEGAKSQWHHIENLDLFFQRVYNLHQKNGFTCMLLGEIFELVQLLFVVGFTVFLANCVDYDVLFANKFVHHNNSSDVTLPDASSKVTLPDAFLGMDVCSANIRHNAFVIFVLIISGVFWLHRLVKFIYNVCCYWEIRSFYINALKMTMSELPYATWQEVQARIVEIQKEHQICIHKKELTELDIYHRILRFKNYMVAMVNKSLLPVRFRLPALGECVFYTRGLKYNFELIFFWGPGSLFENEWSLKPEYKRGGNRLELADRLASRILWIGIANLLLCPVILVWQILYAFFSYTEVIKREPGSLGARCWSLYGRCYLRHFNELDHELMSRLSKGYKAASKYMNCFLSPLLTVVAKNVAFFAGSLLAVLIALTIYDEDVLAVEHVLSSITLLGVCVTVCRSFIPDKHMVFCPEQLLRVILAHIHYMPDHWQGNAHRYETRDQFSQLFQYKAVFILEELLSPVVTPIILIFCLRRKSLEIIDFFRNFTVEVVGVGDTCSFAQMDIRQHGHPAWMSEGKTEASIYQQAEDGKTELSLMHFAITNPQWQPPRETTHFISQLKERVHREATGAPCDTHPLSLSESEPRSLVANLLAGPSTLASVHFGRDASLTNHAAVGMSDGASALRSLSPISGSLHLRGSLSAAHRAVGHTSKTMAGSGTDARTVSSGSSAWEGQLTSLILSEYASTEMSIHALYMHELHKQQSRSELSRHTWHRQESDESSDSVPDEVRSEPNTHSRNFPRSHTFPTTVPSPSAIPSSASATSSTIMGQEGAASQSSNQRHYSGPPTDTFGAAGRVVRSARVPMGGWAEEGQTAQRHHEPLPEESSEDEMPPRIHKIT, from the exons ATGGCGCACTTTGACACAGAGTACCAGCGCCTGGAGGCGTCCTACAGCGACTCTCCCCCTGGAGAGGAGAACCTGCTGATGCATGTGCCTGAAGGAGCCAAAT CTCAATGGCACCACATAGAAAACCTGGACCTGTTTTTCCAGAGA GTTTATAATCTGCACCAGAAGAATGGATTCACCTGTATGCTGCTGGGAGAAATCTTTGAGCTGGT TCAGTTGCTGTTTGTGGTTGGCTTCACAGTGTTTCTAGCTAACTGTGTGGATTATGACGTCCTCTTTGCCAACAAGTTTGTACATCACAACAATTCGTCTGACGTCACCTTGCCTGATGCATCATCTAAAGTCACCTTGCCTGATGCCTTCCTTGGAATGGATGTCTGCAGTGCCAA TATCCGACACAATGCATTTGTGATCTTTGTGCTGATAATCTCTGGGGTGTTTTGGCTACATCGCCTGGTCAAATTCATCTACAATGTTTGCTGTTACTGGGAGATCCGATCCTTTTACATCAACGCCCTTAAGATGACCATG TCAGAGCTTCCCTATGCAACATGGCAGGAGGTTCAGGCCCGGATTGTTGAGATCCAGAAGGAACACCAGATCTGCATCCACAAAAAAGAACTGACGGAGCTTGACATTTATCATCGCATCCTCCGCTTTAAAAACTACATG GTTGCCATGGTGAACAAATCACTCCTTCCTGTGCGATTTCGTCTTCCTGCTCTTGGCGAGTGTGTGTTTTACACCCGGGGCCTCAAATACAACTTTGAGCTCATCTTCTTTTGGGGACCAG GCTCTCTGTTTGAGAATGAGTGGAGTCTGAAACCAGAGTATAAGCGAGGAGGTAACAGGCTTGAGCTTGCTGACAGGCTAGCATCCCGTATTCTGTGGATTGGCATTGCCAATCTGCTGCTGTGTCCAGTCATTCTGGTGTGGCAGATTCTCTACGCCTTCTTCAGTTACACAGAG GTGATCAAGCGAGAGCCCGGTTCTCTGGGAGCAAGATGCTGGTCTCTCTATGGTAGATGTTACCTTCGTCATTTCAATGAACTGGATCACGAGCTGATGTCACGCCTCAGCAAAGGATACAAG gCTGCATCCAAGTATATGAACTGTTTCCTTTCACCGCTGCTGACAGTCGTTGCCAAAAATGTAGCGTTCTTCGCTGGGTCTCTTTTAGCCGTCCTCATCGCCCTGACCATCTATGATGAGGATGTTCTTGCGGTGGAGCATGTTCTCTCATCAATCACACTGCTTGGAGTGTGTGTCACAGTCTGCAG GTCATTTATTCCTGATAAGCATATGGTGTTCTGTCCTGAGCAGCTGTTGCGGGTCATCCTGGCTCATATCCACTACATGCCTGACCACTGGCAGGGCAATGCACACAGATACGAGACCCGAGACCAGTTCTCCCAGCTCTTCCAGTACAAAGCA GTGTTTATTCTAGAGGAGCTTTTAAGTCCAGTGGTGACTCCCATCATCCTCATCTTCTGTCTGAGAAGGAAGTCTCTGGAGATCATTGATTTCTTCAGGAACTTCACCGTGGAGGTGGTCGGGGTGGGAGACACCTGCTCCTTTGCCCAGATGGACATCAGGCAGCATGGACACCCTGCG TGGATGTCGGAGGGGAAAACGGAGGCATCCATCTACCAGCAGGCAGAGGATGGGAAAACGGAATTATCTCTGATGCACTTTGCCATCACCAACCCCCAGTGGCAGCCTCCTCGAGAGACCACACACTTCATCAGCCAGTTGAAAGAAAGAGTTCACAGAGAAGCCACAGGGGCTCCATGCGACACTCATCCACTGTCCTTGTCAGAGTCTGAA CCGAGGAGTCTTGTCGCAAACCTTTTGGCAGGCCCGTCTACACTGGCCTCTGTTCATTTTGGCCGGGACGCCTCTTTgaccaatcacgcagcagttgGCATGAGCGACGGGGCATCTGCATTGCGTTCGCTTTCGCCAATCAGCGGCAGTCTTCACCTAAGAGGCAGTTTGAGTGCAGCTCACAGGGCTGTTGGCCATACTAGCAAAACAATGGCAGGCTCGGG GACCGATGCCCGAACTGTGAGCTCAGGCAGCAGTGCGTGGGAGGGTCAGCTTACCAGTCTGATCCTGTCAGAGTATGCCTCCACTGAGATGAGCATCCATGCACTTTACATGCATGAG CTCCACAAACAGCAGTCTCGCAGCGAGCTCTCCCGTCACACATGGCACAGGCAGGAGAGTGACGAGAGCAGCGACAGCGTCCCCGACGAAGTGAGGAGTGAACCCAACACTCACTCCAGAAATTTCCCTCGCTCACACACTTTCCCCACCACAGTTCCCAGTCCCAGTGCCATTCCCAGTTCAGCTTCAGCCACCAGCAGTACCATCATGGGCCAGGAGGGGGCGGCATCACAGAGCAGCAATCAGCGGCACTACAGTGGCCCTCCCACCG acACTTTCGGTGCAGCAGGAAGGGTTGTGAGGTCGGCCCGTGTGCCCATGGGCGGATGGGCAGAGGAGGGTCAAACAGCACAGCGACACCACGAGCCACTACCAGAGGAGAGCTCAGAGGATGAGATGCCTCCTCGCATACATAAG ATTACATAA